The genome window CTCGGCCTTTACGTTGCGCGACCTGTGGCGTGAGATTCAGCTCGAGACCTACGACATCCTGAACCTCAAACCCGCCCGCACTGGCTATACCCAGACCCTAGAGATGCTGGCCCTGAACCGCGCCGAGGGCAAAAAGGCCATGGTAGGCTCACAGGCTCTCTCCAGCTTTGGAGCCTACCAGACCGCTCTGATGGCTTTCCAGGAAGGGGTCAGCGAGCCGTGTGAGCTGGCCTTTCACCTCAAGGCCGAGGGCGGCTTTTGTACCTTTCCCCCTCTAAAGGAGGGTTGGTTATACTGGGAAGACCTTGCCCAGTGTCGCTTCGACCCCCAGGCCTTCGAGCGTTATGCCCTGAACACGTGATGGCGATGACACCTATTTTGCTGCCCGAACGAATCGTCCAGGTGCTACGGGTTATCTGCCCCATCCTGAACGATGCTCAAGTGGAATGGGCGACGAGCGGCAGCCTGGCCCTGGCCCTGCATGGGTTGCCGGTGGTGCCCAAGGATGTAGTCCTTAAAACCGACCGGGTGGGGGTCGAACAGACAGCCCGACTGCTAGTCGAGTACCTCAGCCATCCGCCGGGTCTGCACCTGGGGGTGCGTTTGATACGCGCGTACATGGCTCAGCTCAAGATTCAAGGCCTCGAGGTCGAGGTCATGGGAAACCTGGAATTCCAGAGCCCAGATGGTCGCTGGAACCCCGCACCAGACTTCCGGCACAGGCGCACTGTAATCGACTACCTGGGCCTCAGCATCCCGGTGGTTTCGCTGGAGTTTTTGTTTGCGCTGTACACCCAGCTCCAGCGCCCAGGCCGGGCAGCCCTGATCAAAGCCCGTTTAGAAGCCCTGGGTGGTGGGTTGGGTTAGTAAAGCTCGAGCGCGTAGGTCACAACGGCACTGGTCTGCTGGAAACCCAGTCGCTTATAAAGAGCCTGAGCGGCTTTTTCGTGGTCATGGGCGCGCACCTGTAGGGTCTCGATCTGCGGATTGGCAAAGGCCCATTCGGCAGCAGCCCCCAACAGCGCTCGCCCCAGGCCCTTGCCCCGGGCTTGCGGCACCACCCCGATGTAAGCGATCTCGGCCTGGGTATCGTCGAGTTCGAGCTCGGCCAGACCCACAGGCTCCCCGGTGGTATCGGCGTAGGCCATAAAAAGCTCGACTTCGGAGCCGATAAAGTGCTGGCGCAGCTCTTCGTCGGTCCAGTGTAGCCGAAGGCTCCAGCCATCCTCGACGCGGCTGTACAGATCGCGGTACACCTTGGGGTCGCAGGGCTCGGCCCGCTCAATCTTGTAGCCGACAGGAACGGGATAAGCCAGATCGGTGCGGCCAATGGCGTAGAAATAAGTGGTGTGCTCAGCAGAAAAGCCCATCTGCTCTAGCAGGGCTCGAGCCTGATGGTTGCTAGCCTCGGGGAAGGCATAAAGGGTGGGATATCCTTCCTGGCGGGCTTTTCTGATCAGGTGCTCCAAAAGCGCTTTACCGTTGCCCCCGCGGATGATGGGGCCCTCGAGGGCTGCCCCGTCCCAGAAGGGAACCAAAGCGCCATATCCCTGTACCCGGCCAGCCTCGAGCCAGACCCAGGCTTTTTCGTCCTCGCCGGCCAGCACCTCCCACCACAGCCCTTCGGGGGTACGTGCCTCAGGGGCCAGCGAACGGCGCTCGGGTGTTTCATCCATCCAGCAGAGCAGCTCGGCGAGCTGCGAAAGGTGGGCTTGTGCGACGGGTCGGTTCATAGAACCTTCCTTAAATATCTCCGGGCTCCTACCCATATACCATGCAAGCGGTGCTGCGGAAACCCCGTTTAGATATGGCTGTATTGTACAACGTCGGCCTCTGCTAGAATCTTACGAAACACAATGCGTAGCTATACGATTTTTGTCATCAATCCAGCAGCAGGGCGGGGGCGGGTGGGCCAGATGCTGGGCCTGCTCGAGGCCGCTATCCGGCGTGCCCAGTCTTCAGATACCGAGATGGTGGTGACCCAGGCCCCGGGGCACGCGATCCAGATTGCCCGGAACGCTCCAGCCGGCAGTCGGGTGGTTGCGGTGGGGGGCGATGGGACGGTACACGAGGTGGTGCGCGGAATCGCCGGTTCAGATAAGGCTATTGGAGTGGTGCCCATCGGCAGCGGTAACG of Meiothermus sp. contains these proteins:
- a CDS encoding GNAT family N-acetyltransferase; protein product: MNRPVAQAHLSQLAELLCWMDETPERRSLAPEARTPEGLWWEVLAGEDEKAWVWLEAGRVQGYGALVPFWDGAALEGPIIRGGNGKALLEHLIRKARQEGYPTLYAFPEASNHQARALLEQMGFSAEHTTYFYAIGRTDLAYPVPVGYKIERAEPCDPKVYRDLYSRVEDGWSLRLHWTDEELRQHFIGSEVELFMAYADTTGEPVGLAELELDDTQAEIAYIGVVPQARGKGLGRALLGAAAEWAFANPQIETLQVRAHDHEKAAQALYKRLGFQQTSAVVTYALELY
- a CDS encoding nucleotidyltransferase domain-containing protein: MTPILLPERIVQVLRVICPILNDAQVEWATSGSLALALHGLPVVPKDVVLKTDRVGVEQTARLLVEYLSHPPGLHLGVRLIRAYMAQLKIQGLEVEVMGNLEFQSPDGRWNPAPDFRHRRTVIDYLGLSIPVVSLEFLFALYTQLQRPGRAALIKARLEALGGGLG